In Arthrobacter sp. PAMC25284, a single genomic region encodes these proteins:
- a CDS encoding L-serine ammonia-lyase: MAVGVFDLFSIGIGPSSSHTVGPMRAAAVFAEELRTEAVLDRVASLRVDLYGSLAATGHGHGTMTAILLGLEGFHPDQILPEEVEERLAAIAGTGTLQLAGAGQGQGVPLPYGVQDMVLRPLTILPRHTNGMTFTVFDADGEVLHQATFFSVGGGFIVREGEEDAALEELAESKKELPLPFRTAAELLGRCQSKGLSMGEVMFVNERESRTEQEIRDGLLHIYSVMEGCVEVSLKREGLLPGGLKVRRRAPDWHERLMKEDKDRDPKYWQEWVNLIALAVNEENASGGRVVTAPTNGAAGIIPAVLYYALHFAPGMDKATQKDRDDVVVKFLLTAAAVGVLYKEQASISGAEVGCQGEVGSASSMAAAGLAEVMGGTPAQVENAAEIAMEHNLGLTCDPIGGLVQIPCIERNAIAAAKAINAAKMALWGDGTHRVSLDEVIVTMRETGRDMSSKYKETAMGGLAVNVVEC, translated from the coding sequence ATGGCCGTTGGAGTTTTTGACCTCTTTTCCATCGGAATAGGACCGTCGAGTTCGCACACTGTGGGGCCCATGCGGGCCGCCGCCGTGTTCGCCGAAGAGCTCCGGACCGAAGCCGTCCTGGACCGGGTGGCGTCGCTGCGCGTTGACCTTTACGGTTCCCTCGCCGCCACGGGCCACGGCCACGGCACTATGACCGCGATTCTGCTCGGACTCGAAGGCTTCCACCCGGACCAGATCCTTCCCGAGGAAGTCGAGGAGCGGCTTGCCGCGATTGCCGGAACCGGCACCCTGCAGCTGGCCGGCGCCGGACAGGGCCAAGGCGTGCCGCTGCCGTACGGAGTTCAGGACATGGTCCTGCGCCCCCTGACCATCCTGCCCCGGCATACCAACGGCATGACGTTCACGGTATTCGACGCCGACGGCGAGGTCCTGCATCAAGCGACGTTCTTCTCGGTCGGCGGCGGCTTCATTGTCCGCGAGGGCGAAGAAGACGCAGCGTTGGAGGAACTTGCCGAGTCCAAGAAGGAACTTCCCCTCCCGTTCCGCACCGCCGCGGAGCTGCTGGGCCGCTGCCAGTCCAAGGGCCTGTCCATGGGCGAGGTGATGTTCGTCAACGAGCGCGAGTCCAGGACCGAACAGGAGATCCGGGACGGGCTCCTGCATATCTACTCGGTAATGGAGGGCTGCGTCGAGGTCAGCCTGAAGCGTGAGGGGCTGCTGCCCGGCGGGCTGAAGGTCCGCCGCCGTGCCCCCGACTGGCACGAACGGCTGATGAAGGAGGACAAGGACCGGGACCCGAAGTACTGGCAGGAATGGGTCAACCTGATCGCGCTCGCCGTCAACGAGGAAAACGCCTCGGGCGGCCGGGTGGTCACCGCCCCCACCAATGGCGCCGCCGGGATCATCCCCGCCGTGCTGTACTACGCGCTGCATTTCGCCCCCGGCATGGACAAAGCCACCCAGAAAGACCGCGACGACGTTGTTGTGAAATTCCTGCTGACGGCAGCGGCCGTCGGGGTTCTGTACAAGGAGCAGGCCTCCATCTCCGGGGCCGAGGTCGGCTGCCAGGGCGAAGTGGGATCGGCGTCGTCGATGGCGGCTGCGGGTCTCGCGGAGGTCATGGGCGGCACCCCGGCGCAGGTGGAAAATGCGGCGGAGATTGCGATGGAGCACAACCTGGGGCTGACCTGTGATCCAATTGGCGGGCTCGTCCAGATCCCGTGCATCGAACGCAACGCGATCGCGGCGGCCAAAGCCATCAACGCGGCCAAAATGGCGCTGTGGGGCGACGGCACCCACCGGGTGTCCCTCGATGAGGTCATTGTGACCATGCGGGAAACCGGCCGGGACATGAGTTCGAAGTACAAGGAAACCGCCATGGGCGGCCTCGCCGTGAACGTCGTGGAGTGCTAG
- a CDS encoding TspO/MBR family protein, producing MEAHSESFSRTGASGSSKRGTPGTGAQILGLLVLLGASFAVAAIGGLSSASNVDGWYVTADKAPWSPPNWLFGPAWTFLYTAMAVAAWLVWRTRDRRAPKALKVYAVQLTLNFLWTPVFFGLYPFLGSAALWIALLIIVSMIGAIIWTIALFRPISGWAGILLVPYLAWVLFATTLNAWMAFNN from the coding sequence ATGGAAGCGCATTCAGAATCCTTCAGCCGGACCGGCGCGTCCGGGTCCTCCAAGCGCGGCACCCCGGGGACCGGCGCCCAGATTCTCGGTCTCCTCGTCCTCTTGGGCGCCTCTTTCGCAGTTGCCGCGATCGGCGGGCTGTCATCGGCCTCGAACGTCGACGGCTGGTATGTCACGGCGGACAAAGCGCCGTGGTCGCCGCCGAACTGGCTGTTCGGACCGGCCTGGACTTTCCTGTACACCGCGATGGCGGTGGCCGCATGGCTTGTGTGGCGGACCCGGGACCGGCGGGCGCCCAAAGCCTTGAAGGTTTACGCCGTCCAACTGACGCTGAACTTCCTTTGGACGCCGGTGTTTTTCGGGCTCTACCCGTTCCTGGGCAGCGCGGCCCTGTGGATTGCGCTGCTCATCATCGTGTCGATGATCGGGGCGATCATCTGGACCATTGCGCTGTTCCGCCCGATCAGCGGCTGGGCAGGGATCCTGCTGGTGCCCTATCTGGCCTGGGTCCTGTTCGCCACCACGCTCAACGCCTGGATGGCGTTCAACAACTGA
- a CDS encoding siderophore-interacting protein produces MNSVPAATTATRKSRPQTNLTVLRREQLSPHMVRIVAGGPGFAGYLNNDFVDRYVKIVFPQPGVDYPEPLDLWQVRESMPRDLWPHTRTYTVRWVDQAASELAIDFVLHGDEGLAGPWAAAARPGDSLIFTGPGGGYNPDPDADWHLFAGDESALPAISAAIESLPRNARGLAFLEVDSDAEIQAIDAPAGIELRWLPRGGVSAGAGTLLVAAVGGAVWPEGRVQVFAHGERGYMKSLREVFYVQRGLERAQVSLSGYWAKGRVEDDFQAEKKLPIGKV; encoded by the coding sequence ATGAACTCAGTCCCCGCAGCCACCACAGCCACCCGGAAATCGCGCCCGCAGACGAACCTTACGGTCCTGCGGCGTGAGCAGCTCTCACCCCACATGGTGCGGATCGTTGCCGGCGGCCCGGGGTTTGCCGGTTACCTCAATAACGACTTTGTGGACCGCTACGTCAAAATCGTGTTCCCCCAGCCCGGCGTCGACTACCCGGAGCCACTGGACCTCTGGCAGGTCCGCGAGTCCATGCCGCGCGACCTGTGGCCGCACACGAGGACCTACACGGTGCGTTGGGTCGACCAGGCCGCCAGTGAACTCGCCATCGACTTCGTCCTCCACGGCGACGAAGGCCTCGCCGGCCCGTGGGCCGCCGCCGCGAGGCCCGGGGACAGCCTGATTTTCACCGGCCCCGGTGGCGGCTACAACCCTGACCCGGATGCCGACTGGCATCTTTTCGCCGGCGATGAATCCGCCCTGCCTGCGATCAGCGCAGCCATCGAGTCGCTACCCCGGAATGCCCGTGGGCTCGCCTTCCTGGAAGTGGACAGCGACGCGGAGATCCAGGCCATTGATGCCCCGGCCGGCATCGAACTGCGCTGGCTCCCCCGCGGCGGCGTTTCGGCCGGAGCCGGCACGCTGCTTGTTGCGGCCGTGGGCGGCGCCGTCTGGCCCGAGGGCCGGGTGCAGGTCTTTGCCCACGGCGAGCGAGGCTACATGAAGAGCCTTCGGGAGGTGTTCTACGTCCAGCGCGGGCTGGAGCGTGCCCAGGTGTCACTCTCCGGTTACTGGGCCAAGGGCAGGGTGGAGGACGATTTCCAGGCGGAGAAGAAGCTTCCGATCGGGAAGGTCTAG
- a CDS encoding peptidoglycan bridge formation glycyltransferase FemA/FemB family protein encodes MREFTARFATTDEITKWDSHVTANPNGGNLLQSEAFAEVKQHFGWKPLHLVYETADYSSYNLVLEKSFPVLGKLWYLIKGPDVAGIEDIPGIVRANAEFVKRAKLGVFAIKIEPDIVLSDDAREVLEGAGLVKTHNLQPNDSTALLDISPDENQLLRNLHSRGRNAVRRAIREGVEVRNVEPTEENFRAMYSLMTTTVEAKSQVRVREYGYYRQFWNNFLARGQGRLLFVYENGVPSVGAFVINYGRKATYKDGGSLQKRSQYGDSHLVQWTAINQLKKHGCTEYDFCGTPPSNQLKDTANPFHGLGLFKTSFSKTVTDFVGCYDQVLSPLKYRAWMAAGERIARQLYTRRTGQQFY; translated from the coding sequence TTGCGTGAGTTCACTGCCCGCTTTGCCACGACCGACGAGATCACCAAATGGGATTCCCACGTCACCGCGAATCCCAACGGCGGCAACCTCCTGCAGTCTGAGGCGTTTGCCGAAGTCAAGCAGCACTTCGGCTGGAAACCCTTGCACTTGGTGTACGAAACCGCGGACTATTCGAGTTATAACCTGGTCCTCGAAAAGTCCTTTCCGGTGCTGGGCAAACTCTGGTACCTGATCAAGGGCCCGGATGTTGCCGGCATCGAGGACATTCCCGGTATTGTCCGGGCCAACGCGGAGTTCGTGAAGCGGGCGAAGCTCGGCGTGTTCGCGATCAAGATCGAACCCGACATTGTGCTTTCCGACGATGCCAGGGAGGTCCTCGAGGGGGCCGGGCTCGTCAAGACCCACAACCTGCAGCCCAATGACTCGACCGCGCTGCTGGACATCTCGCCGGACGAAAACCAGCTGCTGCGCAACCTGCACTCCCGCGGCCGCAACGCGGTGCGCCGCGCCATCCGTGAGGGCGTAGAGGTCCGCAACGTCGAGCCCACGGAAGAGAACTTCCGGGCGATGTATTCGCTCATGACGACCACTGTGGAGGCCAAATCCCAGGTCCGGGTCCGCGAGTACGGGTACTACCGGCAGTTCTGGAACAACTTCCTGGCCCGCGGCCAAGGCCGGCTGCTGTTCGTGTACGAGAACGGCGTGCCCTCGGTCGGTGCCTTTGTGATCAATTACGGCCGCAAGGCAACCTACAAGGACGGCGGCTCGCTGCAAAAGCGCAGCCAGTACGGCGATTCCCACCTCGTTCAATGGACCGCCATCAACCAGCTCAAAAAGCACGGCTGCACAGAGTACGACTTCTGCGGCACGCCCCCGAGCAACCAGCTCAAGGACACGGCCAACCCCTTCCACGGGCTGGGCCTGTTCAAAACCAGCTTCAGCAAGACCGTCACCGACTTCGTAGGCTGCTACGACCAGGTGCTTTCCCCGCTGAAATACCGCGCCTGGATGGCGGCCGGCGAGCGTATCGCGCGACAGCTCTACACCCGGCGTACCGGCCAGCAGTTCTACTGA
- a CDS encoding threonine/serine exporter ThrE family protein, whose amino-acid sequence MTEPSDGRRRPPSAGLPRTEPMSPLQMGQQAAGKRMLRRLVQGEHPPTAPMSIVDRLAGSPYANPMIQVGGVDTSARKTIDFALHLAESMFRYGAGALEVETSIIAITAALGLKHIEVDITNQSVAINYAPRDQTPITLLRVVRSWTNNYAGLAQVHQLVTDIVTGGVGREEAVRRLDDITHSPKPFPRWMVTAASGIFSAAFVGVLGGGIRASAVAFASSLLISMLARQLGKWRTPDFFVTAACSFVVTLVALLLWRYGTPVGFQIAPAIVVVGGILLLLPTGRLVSSVQDAINGFPVTAAGRFLSTMLTFGALVAGIAIAFVVGAMTGMETIDVTETFPPRYDLWLLVLMVAVAVVAIAIAEQTAWPLLLPTAAVGVVGHLVLIGATAVGVGPRFAPALAAVVIGLLARVVALRMGAPQLVVAVPAALILLPGLTIFRSMYVLTLEESEIILGFGGMLSAGAIVLGVAAGIVLGDVLARPLTRNLASNERKRARRR is encoded by the coding sequence ATGACTGAACCATCCGACGGCCGCCGCAGGCCGCCCAGCGCGGGCCTGCCGCGGACCGAACCCATGTCCCCACTGCAGATGGGCCAGCAGGCCGCCGGTAAACGCATGCTCCGCCGGCTCGTCCAGGGTGAGCACCCGCCCACAGCCCCGATGAGCATTGTGGACCGGCTGGCCGGCAGCCCCTACGCCAACCCCATGATCCAGGTGGGCGGGGTGGACACTTCTGCCCGCAAGACCATCGATTTCGCGCTGCACCTCGCCGAGTCCATGTTCCGGTACGGTGCCGGCGCCCTCGAGGTAGAGACCAGTATCATCGCCATCACGGCGGCTCTCGGGCTGAAGCACATCGAGGTGGACATCACCAACCAGTCGGTCGCAATCAACTACGCGCCCAGGGACCAGACTCCCATCACGCTGCTGCGCGTGGTGCGGTCCTGGACCAACAACTACGCCGGTCTGGCCCAGGTGCACCAGTTGGTTACGGACATTGTGACCGGCGGCGTCGGCCGCGAGGAGGCCGTGCGCCGGCTGGATGACATCACCCACAGCCCCAAGCCGTTTCCCCGCTGGATGGTCACCGCAGCGTCAGGAATCTTCTCCGCGGCCTTCGTCGGTGTCCTGGGCGGGGGTATCCGGGCATCCGCCGTCGCCTTTGCGTCCAGCCTGCTCATCAGCATGCTTGCCCGTCAGCTCGGCAAGTGGCGCACCCCGGACTTCTTCGTGACAGCCGCCTGCTCCTTCGTTGTCACGCTCGTGGCACTGCTGCTGTGGCGGTATGGAACTCCCGTAGGATTCCAGATCGCCCCTGCCATCGTCGTAGTCGGCGGCATCCTGCTGTTGCTGCCGACCGGACGCCTCGTGTCCTCGGTCCAGGATGCGATTAACGGCTTCCCCGTCACCGCGGCCGGGCGGTTCCTGTCCACCATGCTGACCTTTGGCGCCCTCGTGGCGGGCATCGCGATTGCCTTCGTGGTGGGCGCCATGACCGGGATGGAGACAATCGACGTCACCGAAACATTCCCTCCGAGGTACGACTTGTGGTTGTTGGTTCTCATGGTGGCAGTCGCCGTAGTGGCCATCGCCATCGCCGAGCAGACGGCCTGGCCGCTGTTGCTTCCCACGGCCGCAGTCGGCGTCGTGGGGCACCTTGTCCTGATTGGGGCAACGGCAGTGGGCGTCGGGCCGAGATTCGCCCCGGCCCTGGCCGCCGTCGTGATCGGCCTGCTCGCCCGGGTCGTGGCGCTGCGGATGGGGGCCCCGCAGCTGGTGGTGGCCGTCCCGGCAGCGCTGATCCTCTTGCCTGGCCTCACTATATTCCGGTCCATGTATGTGTTGACGCTGGAGGAGTCGGAAATCATTCTGGGGTTCGGCGGGATGCTGAGCGCCGGGGCCATCGTGCTCGGAGTTGCCGCAGGCATCGTGCTCGGCGACGTTCTGGCGCGGCCGCTGACCAGGAACCTGGCCAGCAACGAACGAAAGAGGGCGCGCCGGCGCTAA